Proteins encoded by one window of Fusarium graminearum PH-1 chromosome 1, whole genome shotgun sequence:
- a CDS encoding methylmalonate-semialdehyde dehydrogenase → MRRAISRGLGASSRSTPALSRASILTSSSGPSHVAARRIHATTKQLQPVTAALASTASSYPTTHAKVEVVDTPYFIDNKFVASTADKYIDLHDPATNELVTRVPQMTDAEMKAAVESAEKAFKSWKNTSVISRQQIMFRFVQLIRENWDRLAASITLEQGKTFADAKGDVLRGLQVAEAAVAAPELLKGEVLEVAKDMETRTYREPLGVTAAICPFNFPAMIPLWCIPIATITGNTLILKPSERDPGAAMIIAELVEKAGFPAGVVNIIHGAHRTVDFILDEPAIKAISFVGGNKAGEYIFSRGSANGKRVQANLGAKNHAVVSPDANKNQFINSIVGAAFGAAGQRCMALSTLVMVGETKEWLHDVAEQAKNLNVNGGFEQGADLGPVITPQSKERIEKLIDSAEKEGATILLDGRGFKPSKYPNGNWVGPTIITNVTPDMTCYKEEVFGPVLVCLNAESIEDAIDLVNKNEYGNGTAIFTRSGATAEIFRKNIEAGQVGINVPIPVPLPMFSFTGNKKSIAGGGANTFYGKPGINFYTQLKTVTALWQSADAVAKKADVSMPTQQ, encoded by the exons ATGCGTCGCGCAATCTCTCGCGGCCTGGGAGCCTCAAGCCGTTCTACTCCTGCTCTCTCTCGAGCCTCAATTCTTACATCCTCCAGCGGCCCATCCCATGTCGCTGCCAGGCGCATTCATGCCACGACCAAGCAGCTTCAGCCTGTGACGGCTGCATTGGCTTCCACTGCCAGCAGCTATCCTACCACGCACGCaaaggttgaggttgtcgatACCCCCTacttcatcgacaacaagtTCGTTGCCTCTACGGCCGATAAATACATTGACCTGCACGATCCTGCTACCAATGAGCTCGTCACTCGCGTCCCCCAGATGACCGATGCCGAGATGAAGGCTGCCGTCGAGAGCGCTGAGAAGGCTTtcaagtcatggaagaaCACCAGTGTTATCTCTCGACAGCAGATCATGTTCCGGTTCGTTCAGCTTATTCGTGAGAACTGGGACCGCCTCGCTGCCAGCATTACTCTTGAGCAGGGCAAGACTTTTGCTGATGCCAAGGGTGACGTTCTCCGAGGTCTCCAGGTCGCCGAAGCTGCCGTTGCCGCCCCTGAGCTCCTCAAGGGTGAGGTCCTCGAGGTCGCTAAGGATATGGAGACCCGAACCTACCGCGAGCCCCTGGGTGTTACTGCTGCTATCTGCCCCTTCA ACTTCCCTGCCATGATTCCTCTCTGGTGCATTCCCATTGCCACTATCACTGGTAACACACTTATTCTTAAGCCCTCCGAGCGTGACCCTGGCGCTGCCATGATTAttgctgagcttgtcgagaaggCCGGTTTCCCTGCCGGTGTTGTTAACATCATCCATGGTGCTCACCGCACTGTCGATTTCATCCTAGATGAGCCTGCTATCAAGGCCATCAGCTTCGTCGGTGGCAACAAAGCCGGCGAGTACATCTTCAGCCGTGGATCTGCCAACGGCAAGCGTGTCCAGGCCAACCTGGGTGCCAAGAACCATGCTGTCGTCTCACCTGATGCCAACAAGAACCAGTTTATCAACTCCATCGTTGGTGCTGCTTTCGGTGCTGCCGGTCAGCGCTGCATGGCCCTGAGCACCCTCGTCATGGTCGGTGAGACCAAGGAGTGGCTCCACGACGTTGCtgagcaagccaagaaccTCAATGTCAACGGCGGTTTCGAGCAGGGAGCCGATCTCGGCCCTGTCATTACCCCTCAGAGCAAGGAGCGCATTGAGAAGCTCATTGATTCcgctgagaaggagggcgCTACTATTCTTCTCGACGGCCGTGGCTTCAAGCCCAGCAAGTACCCCAACGGCAACTGGGTTGGACctaccatcatcaccaatgTTACCCCTGACATGACCTGCTACAAGGAGGAAGTATTTGGTCCCGTTCTTGTCTGCCTCAACGCCGAGTCCATTGAAGATGCTAtcgacctcgtcaacaagaacgagtACGGTAACGGTACTGCTATCTTCACCAGGTCTGGCGCCACTGCTGAGATCTTCCGCAAGAACATTGAGGCCGGTCAGGTTGGTATCAATGTTCCTATCCCTGTCCCCTTGCCCATGTTCTCTTTCACCGGTAACAAGAAGTCCATTGCCGGTGGCGGTGCCAACACATTCTACGGAAAGCCTGGTATCAACTTCTACACTCAACTCAAGACTGTTACGGCTCTGTGGCAGAGCGCTGATGCCGTCGCTAAGAAGGCTGATGTCTCTATGCCCACCCAACAATAA